A stretch of DNA from Mobula birostris isolate sMobBir1 chromosome 26, sMobBir1.hap1, whole genome shotgun sequence:
CAACCTTTCGACTTGAAACTGCCCACAGAAATCACTCCCCTTGTTCATTCACGCACACCGATCCCACCGCTACAGTCGTCAGATATCCCGAAGGGATCGCCGAATAACCAACAGGGGAAAAAAGCATTCTGGAACTGCGCGGTGTGTGATCAGCTCCctccaagaagcctggagatcaAGAGCCGGCCTTGAGTCTTGGCTGCTGTTTGTGGTTTCACGCGATGCGCAGTGTTTACTTGAGTtccatcttcaaagttcaaagttcaaagtaaatttattatcaaagtacatatatgtcaccatatacaaccctgagattcattttcttgcaggactTCACAGCAAATACAgagaaacacgatagaatcaatgaaaagctgcacacgagtcgaacaaacaaccaatgtacaaaatgtgcagatgcaagcataataataataataaataagcaataaatatcgagaacatgagatgaagaatgcttgaaagtgagtccataggttgtgggaacagtttattgttaggctgagtgaagttatccctcttgtctgatggttgagggataataattgttcctgaatctgctggtgtgggatctaaggctcccgtacctctttcctgatggcggCAGCGTGAAGaaagcgtggcctggatggtgggaatccttgatgatagatgctgcttttctgcgacagcgctctttgtagatgtgctcaatggtggggagggtttaacccgtgatggactgggccgtatccactactttttgtaggctttttcagTGCATGGCAATTGGTATTTTCATACCAAATCTTCTTTCAAAGGTTGCCGGATAACATAGAATTCGGAAATGGCAAAATACTAAGTAACAGTGGAACTCCCTACCAAGCATTGGAGAACCGTTTACATCTGATATACGtgttccttaaataaggagaaaCAACTTCTTTTTCATTGGAGTCCAACATTTTAACCGTATGCaatgcaagtttgcagataatgaaTCATCAGGGATTTGTTCTAATGGAATAATTATTGCGTAGTTTGCAGATTAAGTTTCGTGGAAAATAAGAGACTCGTGGGCTAGATTTTCCGGTACTGTACGCTATGCACTTGTGAAAGTTACGTGTAAATTTTGCTAGCGTAGGAAGTCGGCCCGCCTACCAGCATTACAGCGTGCCTATCGAGCAGCTGCTTGAAGTGTTGTTTGAGTAAATGCAATATCTACTTTAAAAAGAATGCACTACCTTAAAATATGAATATACAAATTgttagatataatgtaattgtaTTTGTAGTCTTCCGGTCACTAAAGTCCCAAGTTACTTTATCATCAAAATATTCACATATTTACGGTAAGTCACGGTGCTAGTTATGTACAGTATATCATATGTGTATCATCTAATATTGATAAGTTTTATTAATATAAGGATAATGCTGGATATTGCAAAAAAGTAGCAATATTAAGAGCGAAGGGATGTATCCAGTAAAAAGATCGTAAAATTGTCTAACGTGGTGAAATCCCACCCTATGGAAAATATTCAGAGAGATTGAACACAATGCTTTGAATTACAGTAGTGTATGTTAGAGTTGCtatattaaaataaaatcaagaatatcacttaATTAAATGCCTTTTATAGTTGCTTAACTTAAATTGTACATACCAATTTGCTTCTAAGTAACATTGTGCAATTTAAGAAACATTGCATTATGTGATGTAAACCCTTGCCACAATTGCAATGTTTTCctgatatatttaaaacagaatacCTTAATTACAAAGTTAGAGCTAAACAAGCTATCACATTATTTAAACAGTGCAATCTAAATTTATAATTATCCCAACAAGTTCCTATCCAAAATCATTGTGATTTTTACTGGGTCTTCCTTCCAAAATATGTTGTGAATAGACTGCAAATTAAAAACCTAGTTACTACTACTATACTAAAACCGAGTTACTAAACTACTACTAATGTTTCTAGTAAAAATGGAAGATCACACCATTTCCGTGCACAATGACCTCTGATGACTTCACATTACTCTCTAAGAGCAATGGTGGAAATATAAGGCCAAGTTCACCCACTAAAATAACAAAAATCtatgtacattgaaatgtgtgATGACAAAAAAAGTTAGCATTTAATTTCAGCGTCTCTTCAGATATAATATTAGGTAATGTGAAAATGCTGAAAATCATGTTTCAGAAGAAATGTATTTTGTTGTACCAGTGTGGCTTTGAAAGTGGCCTTGCCTTCTAATATAAATTATGATTCATGTATTTCCTTCCCAAATTACACTATACTGTTTATAAATTGGAAACGTTACAGAATCTGACTAAGTAATATAAAAGACTGAAAAAGAAGAAGCTAGATGATGAAAGAACAACATCTTTACTTGCTAGCTTCTCTCTAGGCCTTCTACAGGCAATCAAAGTACATTGTATTGTAAATTCATCATAATTGTAATTgacaatatatattttttatatatttaagtaagatttatatatttaaataagttAGCAATTTAAGGAACCAACGTGCTATTAAACAACTAAATTAATAGTGGCCAAAATTGTCGCAGTATATCATTTGTTATATGTCATATTGTataacatgggcaatcatggtctttccatgataatgattggtcttggcaaatttgtctacagaagtggtttgccattgctttctctgggcagtgtctttgaaGATGGATAACCCCAGCTATTACCAATACACTTCGGAGACAGTCTGCCTGGTgttagtggtcacataactagggcgtgtgatgtgcaccagctgctcatacgaccatccaccacctgctcccatggcttcacgtgacaaTGATCAGGGAGCTAAGCAGATCCTATGCTTGGCCCAAGGGTGACTTGGGGTCTAGTGGAGGGAACTTAGCACCTTACACCTCTtcagtagagatgtatctccaccctgcaccCAAAGTATTTAACTTAGCTAAGATACTTACTGTTGCACTGTAACTGAATGACAGCTTATAAAGGGATTTTCCACAGAGTTTGAGATGAAATTGATCAAAgctaatcacaagagattctgcagatactggaaatccagagcaacatacacaaaatgctggaggaacttaacagcaCGATGAGTCCTGTTGAAggtcctcggcctgaaacattgactgtttatacatttccatatatggtgcttgacctgctgagttcttccagcattttgtatgtgttgataCAAGCTGTTTCAGGTTTCGAGGTATCTGTAGATGAATGGGTCATTATTCTTGCACAGATTTCATGGTTCACAACTTATGATTTGGTGTTATGATTCAAATATGCAAAATGCAGACACAATACAATATTATTTTAATATTCAAAGTTTTCCTAAAGTTATACATTAAATTATTGTTTGTAAAATAAAAGAATGTTTTCACAGCTGCTTTCTCTTTGTGCATAAGAGCAGTAGTTGTCAAGTTGAGATTGTTAGCAAACAACTCTTTGATTACTACACTCTATAAAATGGGCATGACAGGCGGTACAATTTTAACTACCCCTACACTTTACAGAGATCCACTTTATCCAGTTCCACACACACAAGTACATCTTGCTTGATCTTTGAATAGTCTCAAGGAaatattcacaaacaagagaaaatctgtagatgatggagatccgagcaacacacacaaaatgttggaggaactcagcaggctaggcagcatctatggaaaaaagtacagtcaatgttttgggctgaaaccctttggcaggacagaaatatttaagggaatgtTTACTAtttcagaataaagtgcaactgAAGTTTTTTCAGATTAACTGGCTGTACACAATGGTAAATTGAGTTGCTTAAATTAtgacaagaaaatttttaaatGGTTTCCCtttaaaagaaacacaatatatTTCTTTTTAATGGCAATCTAAACTATTTATATTTCACAACTGTCAGGCAGTGTTAGTAAATAGGTATCTATCAACTATCTTCAGTttgcatctcagaatcaggtttaacataaTTGGTaaatatgaaatttgttgtttgacagtagcagtacattgcagttcctgcagtacataataaacaccgtaaattgcagtaagtatataatACAACTAAAAGAGAGCAGAAAAAGAAAAAGTAGTGGAGTGGAATACATGAATTCATTGTTCTTTCAGACATCTGATGGCAGTGGCGTGAATTAGGCGATGAActgaattttgttttcatttttagaGTTGATATAACCCTTCACAGTTACATTTTATGCACAGGAACATACTGTGTGAAGAGGTCTTGTGTAAATGGGTTTTCACAGATGAGAAACTACATTTCTAGGAAGCAAAGAAGTGGACAATGAGTACATTTTACAACAAATCAAACGTTCATTCTTGTGTGTGTCTTTACGCTGTGACGGTGTTGACATACGGGACTGTCGAACATGCCAAATATTAAAGAGCCAAGATCTGAAACTGGTTAATGCAGGTATTCTGATAAATTAACATGACATTAAGTCATTGTTGTTTATAATTGGAATATACCAGCCTGTAACAGTGAATATTATTGATTTTCAAATCTTCAATTTTGTTCTTAGAAATGCGATATCACTTTTGGGTTCAGAAACAATTTTGTGTCAAGATGGCAAGTGGGTGTTGGTTTCGTGTTTTCAGTTTCTTTGAAAAATGTCTAGACATGGAGGTGGAAGTTTAAGTGTTGGACTCATCGTGGTTAATGTAAAGTTCTTGAACATTTTATGTGATTTTTCTAAAACCAACGCTGTCTGTCTTATCTTACTAAAATATGCATTGGTACTTTCATGTAAGAAAGATAGGAAGCAAGAGAGAAAGACGAAGAACTTGAACTGAGGTAAACAAGCCTGTGGGAGTTTGCATCAAGTGGTCCGTTTGAGGTCATTGTCCCATCTCCATCAGACACCTTGCATTTCCTAATGTGTTGCCGCTTTGAACCTGTTATCTGATCTGGAGTCTTCACATAAAAAAATGTGCAGGAATCCAATTGCGAATGAGGGAAACACAGTCTGGAGAGGgagaggtatatttaaagctgagattgATATTTTGTTGGTAAGTGACggtgtcaaaggatatggggagaaggcaagagagtggggttgagaaggataataaatcagccatgatggaatggccggagcagacttgacgggccaaatagcttaattctgctcctatgtcttatgtggggagggagggagacggaaggaggggggggggggagagagaaagaggtgaTAAAAAGAAGTGCTGGTAGCTCGTTAAGAAGGAATAATTGGATCTGCGAATGGAAAACAAAATTGGAACAGAACAGTAGGAAGAAAAAGAAGACAAAGATATTTATGGCCCAGGACTGATGAAAGAAGCTTGGCAGCATAATTTATCTTTTATTTCTGCTTTAGCCAGTTGTTTACCATTATCGAATTAAAGAGACAGTAAGTCCAATATCTCATCAGAAAGTATTAGGTAATGAATAGTGAAAAAAATACTGTGCTTCCGCAGAAGGCACCAACAGCCCACATCTATTATCTGTGAAACATTAGCTACAACAGTGAGGGACTTGCAAGATCTTTGCAGAAGACCGAGGAGCTGGGTGTCAATGCCTGCGAAAATTTTGCATAACAATTTGGTTGTTATAATTGGAACAATTATAACAATCATTGATTGGGTCAAGCAGCAGCGAAGAATTCAGTCCAGGAAAGTCTTAACATTGCAACCACTTCGCCCTGAGGTCGATCTTCCGTGTTATTTCGAACACTTTTGCATCGTCTGAACGCAACTTTCCGCATTGATTTAAATGTTGTTTTATTAACGCTCTTGTTTTTATTTGCCCCCTTGCAGGTTTAATCCAATAATTGTCTGAAGTTGGAAGAgcccagcagcagcagccaggagCAGCCGCAGGAACGGTAGCGCCCCTCCCCCCAACGCTGCGCATGCGTGGCGGCGGCGGTACTCGCTTTCCCGCCCGACGAGAGTGCGAGCCCGAGGGTGATGCTGTCAGCCTTCGACCTGATGgtagacttggagccgccggggctgAAGCGCGGCAGTTTTAGGGGCCGGCTGAGTTCGCGGAGGAAGAGGGAGTTCATGCCCGAGGAGAAGAAGGACGCGTCGTACTGGGAGAAGCGACGAAAGAACAACGAGGCGGCCAAGCGCTCCCGGGAGAAGCGGCGTCTCAACGACCTGGTGTTGGAGAACAAGATGTTGGCGCTGAGCGAGGAGAACGCCTGCCTCCGCGCCGAGCTGCTCTCTCTTAAGGTCCGTTACGGTCTCATCAGCTCCTCAGCCTACAGCCAGGAGTCGCAACTCCTGCACACCTACATGCAGAAGTACCTGGCCAGGCAGAGGTCCATCGAGATGGATCCTCGCTTCTTGGAAGTAGACGCTCCCTATGCCAGGGATGGCTTCTGCAACACAAGATACCCCTCAGGGAGGTTTTCCCTTGACTCTGTTCACACCACACCTCAACATACACAGGACAGTCTATTTCACAAAACCTATACTAGCCCTGCATCGGTGGGAGTACATACGCAATATCCTTCAGAAACTTCTGCCGAAGAGCCCACCAGGCACAATCTGCCATTGAATCAATTATTTTCGAGATACCCCTGCTCACTTAACGAAACATATCCCTGCTTCAAACCTTCAAGCGTGTTCACCAATGCAGTAGAAGTGAACGTTAAAAGCAAGAGAGAGATAGAAGATGATGTAGAAGATGAACAAGAGGTTCCTAAGATGCATCATGTTTCTCCTTTCAAGGACTGCAGCTTTGAATGCTCAACAACAGTGAAGACAAACTGTTCTGCTCTTCCACACAAACTGCGAATTAAGGCAAAGCCAATTCttgcaaaagaagagaaagatGGTCCAGAGTTTGATCTCGAAGTGCCATGGAAGGAACAATCTCCACTTAAAAATACCAGGAGCATTTCATTGACAGAGATCAAAGACATTGATGTGAGTTTGTGTGGTGGTATTTGTGATTGCAAAGTCGCATTTAAACCTGTTCCTTTATTGCCCATTTGTCATTCCGTTTAATTGAAGTTTTTATTAATTGTGACCTTGAATTGTTGTTCATTGCTCATTCattcttattttaattttttttatattgagGGGATAGTGTATTAAGTTGTACACCAAGCTGCAATTCTTAAATGCTTGATAATACAATCGGTATAGAGTGAATCAAAGATAACTTTTGGGAGTAGTAAGTTATTAGACAGCATTATCTCCCAAGATATGgcttttatataattataaaaaagtCACTAAAATTACTGCTTCATGCAGTGGGATGTTTTTATCTGATTACTGTGATAGTAatgtttaaaatacattttttgaattaaatacaaATATATTGTAGGATTTCTTACATTTTCATAAAAATTATTAACAATAAAGTGGAAATTAGAGATTAATGTGGTGCTTTAATAATGGTAAATTAGTTCTTATCAATAAATTACCCGTTTTAGTAACAGACAATTAGATCTCTCTTTTCAAACTGTGGCAATTTATAccatattttaaattaatttatatATTCCAAATGCTACTATTCATTTAATGAGTGATATCCCTCTTAATGACTTTCAGAGTATCTCCTTTGGGAGAAGCATAATTGTCAGATTGATGGAAATCTGTTTGGCTTGAAGAATCCATAGTATCTTTGatcatcttggttggcatgaaccagctgggccaaagggccttttcctgtactgtatttctatgactctaaatcagTTCTCAGGGTACTAGTTCAAGCTGAGGTACATTTGATGTGAACCTCCTGCTATCTGCATTCATGGCCATATATAGTAAATAACAGAATTAGAATCTAAGGGGCGTCAAAACTGGACATGACTCTTGCAAGTTAGTTAATTGGTTTAATTAGTAGCAGTTAGAAGAATTAACATTCTGTTTCCATCTTTATTATATTCTGTCATAACTGCTGagctttgaaactttttttatttGGATAACAATGAATACAAATGTCtggcttctcccccttcctttccagtcctgatgatgggtctcagcccaaaacattcacaaacaagagaaaatctgcagatgctggaaatctgagcaacgcacataaaattctggaagaactcagcagttcatatgttcttttccatagatgctgcctggcctgctgagttcctccagcattttgtgtgggatgctctggattttcagcatctcagaatctcttgtgccaaCGTACCAGTTGACTAACCTGCCTCATAGACAAAGGACATTTAGGCCAATGATATGCCATCTTACATAGCGATTGACCGAGTTCATACTTGGTTATAGATCTAGGAATCAAGTAGTTACAATATGggaggaacagactcaatgggctgaatggcctaactttgctcctatgtcttgtacaAGTTTGTTGTGCAGTGAAGGAAATGATATGTTAGAGAATGTTTCCCTTGGTACAACACACAAGCACACAAGGAACTAAGAGCAGGCTGGACCCtgaagcctgttctgccattcatgtGACTGTGACTGATACACCCTGACCTCAACTCCTCTTCTGAACCACTTCTCCAAAACTGTAATTGCTTTTTCCTTCAAATATTTATCTGTCTGAGCTTTTAATATATACTTGCCTGTTAATAATGTAACCAAAATTATTTTGGATATCAACATAACAAATTGTGATGAAATTAAGTTATTTCCTCCTTACAACTGGTTCCCAGGCTCTGAGGAAGGTGTCCTTTACCACAGTTCTTTTGTTTAGCAATATTTAAATTTTCTCTTTCTCAAAGGTAGTGTGGTGTAGCTAAGCTGTGCCTCTGAATTTCAGTAAGATATTTGATAGAACAGGGCTTGCTGTTTACTTCATaattaggtttattgtcactgatatgttgtaaaatttgttttgtagcagtaacatagtgcaaaacataaaaaaaactGTTAAAAAGTAAATACATAGTGCAGACGAGAAATTgcaaggtagtgtttatggagcattcagaaatctggcagAAGGGAACAAGCTAAaccttgagtgtgtgtcttcaggctcctgtaccacctccatgATGGTACAACATAGAAGGAAGTTGCtttgtccattctgtccatttcaTTTACCCTATTGCAACCTTAACTGACATACAATCAGAACTGGGGAGGTCAAAGTTTTACACTCTTCTTTCTTCATATTCCTGAAACATTTTGGGGAGACGAAATTTTATTCAATTTGTACATAAAATACCAATTGACCGAACAGGGATTCTCAGTTGTGGTGGAATGTGCAACTGTTGACCACTCTTTGCACAGATTGGTGACTCCTAACATAAAGATTCAAAACCCTGCCTTTACTAGCTTACATTACCCAGTTTTATATACCTGTGTTCACATGTTCTCCTCTTCACCTAATTTTTGATGATTTTTCTTGAATTATCTGTTAATCTCACCTTGGCGCAGTAAATTCCAGGAAATATGGCCTTAATTAGCGTAACTGTTCCTTATAATGAAATCTGGAGTCCGatatcttcaataaatatatgtTGCATTCCTTTAGGCAGTAAACTCACCTTAAGCTGTGATGCTGGGGActgttctcaatattcctggttTAATTACAGCTttaaaggacagcttctattcatTTGCATCAGGCATTCTAGATACAAAGTTGACCCTCTAATAGCTTGTTTGACTATGTTTTATCTTTCCATGACATTTTTTGATCTATGTATATTGTATGGTCCCGAAAGGCTTGGGATCATTGCTTCCTGCCATTTAGGAAGTGAAGTTCTATCCTCTTTAGGATACtgaataaatttacttgaacatGGAAAAGATGTAACTGGAATTTTGCAGTTTAATCTATTAATAATCAttattgtatttgcataattGCTTGAAGATTTTTAAAACTTAATATTTTAAGTCCTCTTATAAATGGTGTGACTGTATTCTGGAAAAGAGCATCTTGTTTTGAATAACTACTTTTGATAACAGTGTAAAAAAATGGAGAAATGCAAGAAGTATGTTGGTAATAAAAACTTGATGTGAGGCATGTTGCGGTGTTTTGATTATATAACAGAGAATGGAGTCATAGTAGTTATGTTATGTAACCGGGGGATTAGTGGTCTGCGCTAATAATCCAAGGATGAGTTATTTATAAATAATACAATCCCACTGAACTCAGAATGAAAAACCCGAGTTTTTCAGTTCATTGATTTCTGCAAAACTGGATACTCAACTGTGTCTATTTTGCTATAAGCTTAACTTTACTGCCTTGGGAAATATTTAGTGTACAGAAAACTATCTATTATCTATCCACCCTAGGGTTACTAACTTATTTTACTTCCtataactgtttattcattatgtactgcattgtatgATGTGGGGGATTATAGTCTTTCCAGGACtttaattgttcttggcaaatctttcttcagcaatggtttgccattgctgccttctgggcagtgtcggAAAGATGGACGActgagccattatcaatattcattagagattgtctgcctagtgCCAGTGGTTACATAACCAGGTCTTGCGatttgcatcagctgctcatgtGCCCATTCAGCACCTGgtctcatggcttcacgtgactctgagCGGGGTGGAGGGaggtctaagcaggtgctgcacattgcccgagggtgacctgcaggctagtcaagggaaggaatgccttgcatctcctttgacagagatgtatctccaccctgccacccgacAACAGTTAATAGCTTGCTAAAATTGAAGTGGGAGTTATGTTTTCTGAAATTTTAGATATTACATTAAAAAAGCTTAAAAAAATACGGTATCCATTGAAAAGGAAATTGAATAGCCAAGTTATTAATATAATTGAAATTAGCTGAAATATATTCAGTTCACTGTAGAATATCCAGAAAATGCAGTGACTGTTATACTATAATAATTATACAACAATAAACCAGTATTGTACAGATATTATTTTTCACTAATAATATGAAATTCCTAATAAGCAGAATATGGAAATCGGATGATTAGTGTTCCAAGCAACATTGAGTGCAGCTGTTAGAAAACTGATAGCATCAGGTCATCACTTTTTAATGAAATGGAACTAAATACAAGTTCTGATCTCTGAATATTATTTAGTAAAGCGATTAGGTTCCAAGACTATTGAGGACTTTGCTGTTTGTATGAAATCAGGTGGGTAATGGGCATCTAATCTTTAAGCTGTCTTCTAGCATATCAGTGTGCAAAacaaatcagaattgggtttaatatcacaggcatatgttgtgatatttgttatttttgtggcagcagtacgatacaatacataatagaaaaaactgaattacagtaagtatgatattaaatagttaaataagtagtgcataatataaataaaaagaagtagtgaggtagcgttcatgagtTCCTTTCAGaaattgatggcagaggggaagaatctgttcctgtaACACATTGAATGGTAGCAGTGAAAAgagtgcatgacctgggtgatggcagtgcttgatgatggatgcattgctctttgaagatgtcatggaggctagtgcccatgatggagctgaccaagtttacaactctgcagctcattttgatcctgtgcagtagcacctcttccccccccgcaataccctagacgatgatgcagccagttagaatgctcttcacggtacatctgcagaaatttgcgatTGTCTTGTTGACATACgaaatctcatcaaactcctaatgatatGTAGCTGctatcatgctttctttgtagctgtattGATATGTTGTTCAATGTTATAtgatatccaggaacttgaaattgctcattgtTTTCCATCTCTGATCCCTGTATGAGGACTGGTGTCTATTCCCTtgccttaccctttctgaagtctataGTCAGTTTCGTAGTCTTACTGaccttgagtgcaaggttgttgctgtgacaccacttaactagctgatatatctcactcttAAAAGgccttttgtcaccatctgaaattctgccaacaatagttgtgttgtcagcaaatttatagactcCATTTGAACtttgtctagccacacagttatgcgTGTAGAGAgactagagcagtgggctaagcacacatccctgaggtgcgctggtgttaattgtcagtgagatGGAGATGTTAGTTCTGATAATTGTTTTTTGGGAATTGTTGGCACTAAATAGATTAATGCATGATTAAtgcttttaaatttttattaacaactccaacagctatataaaaccttggagttacggaggatgaaaggtgactgagagaggcattgatcgtgtggatagccagaggctttttcccagggctgaaatggctaacatgagggggcagagctttaaggtgcttgaaagcagctacaaaggggatgtcagagctaagtttttccgtacagtgtggtgagtgtgtggaatgcaccgcCAGCAAAGATGGTagtggcagatacaatagggtcttttaagggactcttagataggtacaaggagcttcaaaaaatagaggactatgcagtagggaaattctaggcagcttctagaataagttacatggttggcacaacattgtgagccaaagaacCTGTTATGTGCTGTAgactttctgtttctattttattCTTTGTCCCCATTTTGACTAGATTTACACATGTTGAAACAAACAGTTTGGTTTTATCAGCTTGTATCTTCAAAGTGAAACCATTTTT
This window harbors:
- the LOC140188019 gene encoding nuclear factor interleukin-3-regulated protein-like translates to MLSAFDLMVDLEPPGLKRGSFRGRLSSRRKREFMPEEKKDASYWEKRRKNNEAAKRSREKRRLNDLVLENKMLALSEENACLRAELLSLKVRYGLISSSAYSQESQLLHTYMQKYLARQRSIEMDPRFLEVDAPYARDGFCNTRYPSGRFSLDSVHTTPQHTQDSLFHKTYTSPASVGVHTQYPSETSAEEPTRHNLPLNQLFSRYPCSLNETYPCFKPSSVFTNAVEVNVKSKREIEDDVEDEQEVPKMHHVSPFKDCSFECSTTVKTNCSALPHKLRIKAKPILAKEEKDGPEFDLEVPWKEQSPLKNTRSISLTEIKDIDVSLCGGICDCKVAFKPVPLLPICHSV